A genomic window from Pagrus major chromosome 23, Pma_NU_1.0 includes:
- the cox6a2 gene encoding cytochrome c oxidase subunit 6A2, mitochondrial, translated as MSLSVAARRVLAAASHSSHEGGARTWKILTIVLAIPGVTVCMANAYMKMQAASHEPPEFVPYPHLRIRTKKFPWGDGNHSLFHNSHTNPLPDGYESSHH; from the exons ATGTCTCTGTCTGTAGCAGCTCGTCGAGTGTTGGCTGCTGCGTCACATTCGAGCCATGAGGGAGGAG CGAGGACCTGGAAGATACTGACCATTGTGTTGGCCATCCCTGGTGTTACTGTCTGCATGGCTAACGCCTACATGAAGATGCAGGCAGCCTCACACGAGCCACCAGAGTTTGTGCCATACCCTCACCTGCGTATCCGCACCAAG AAATTTCCTTGGGGGGATGGAAACCACAGTCTGTTCCACAACTCTCACACAAATCCTCTGCCTGATGGCTACGAGAGCTCCCATCATTGA
- the LOC141019412 gene encoding uncharacterized protein produces the protein MEVIETIVIQSTEVEGKETVVSSVDTDKTKAEFIWTLQATWHLVNTRLEMDQAFDQPVCKKKKLWEMVAEKVNTKLRESEVTDVTVKAYECDLKWRNMLATYRKNSERAKRLGAASVHWEFFKAMHEVLGKSSEEIEAQRRAKLSGTRVGKAIASKRFTPILPTPPAAAAPCSARPPQDVLQLYMELQERKMNMWAQQKALEERKIEAINNLAQAISSLAQKNNTDTPKD, from the exons ATGGAGGTTATCGAGACAATTGTGATACAAAGTACTGAAGTGGAAGGAAAGGAAACGGTCGTGTCCAGCGTGGATACCGATAAAACCAAAGCAG AGTTTATATGGACACTGCAGGCTACATGGCACCTTGTCAACACGCGGCTGGAGATGGATCAGGCTTTTGACCAGCCGGTATGCAAGAAAAAGAAACTTTGGGAGATGGTGGCAGAGAAAGTGAATACCAAACTGAGGGAGTCGGAGGTCACAGATGTCACCGTGAAGGCCTATGAGTGTGACCTCAAGTGGAGAAACATGCTGGCCACATACAGGAAGAACAGTGAGAGGGCCAAGAGGCTCGGGGCGGCCAGCGTCCACTGGGAGTTCTTCAAGGCCATGCACGAGGTCCTGGGCAAGAGCAGTGAGGAGATCGAAGCCCAGCGAAGGGCCAAGCTCAGTGGGACGAGGGTGGGCAAGGCCATAGCCAGCAAGAGGTTTACCCCCATCCTCCCGacacctcctgcagcagctgctcccTGCTCTGCCCGGCCTCCACAGGACGTCCTACAGCTGTACATGGagctgcaggagaggaagatgaacaTGTGGGCCCAGCAGAAAGccctggaggagaggaagatagAGGCCATTAACAACCTGGCTCAGGCCATCTCCAGCCTGGCTCAGAAGAACAACACAGACACGCCAAAGGATTAG
- the armc5 gene encoding armadillo repeat-containing protein 5 codes for MSASPVQGDCKQSRTPSREGHASSPESSLAWCLAHLSKPGPGAEHHGHGKSDSGGGREMDKRSRVSQWRALVAIRTQHIKGDKAGIARFRTQGGLRPLLDLLKHPDCSRKTLDLALSILGNCCTELETRIEVRKLDGINIVVEILRRNVALETVQNRAARALGNLAMDPESSALIHSAGGVSLLLLCVSLSSGRSSPSAAPLKDTCPKLECAQSAARALLYLSDTPSNRLSLLTQGTLSALAPLIVPEYPQGLRRAALRTIHELTRGCGVECAREVSRSGVLAQLGVMVSEESGKPFEELALKTLANMCSQGCLRPLVGSLGVIQKFTEEVKRDPLKSGVFLKALCLCCKEAVNRAKVKESGGLEVLIGFMSAHQSHPLSRLVILACVDFVFDESAMEQLQELGLVPLLVARLVELTRGEEQSAEKMDVSLSSSMSPTELLPSSCYDSFDFPAPEGCKKEEAAGKEQGLCSSSFLSLRSWLVSEGLITSEGDLLDSSGVEGEWGSLQIPSSSPQTSSPNPDSLSSLKNSSPSNPTASSTSKKASQPSPMSSSAQPQPSSSGKVNDPPPSTQPSSSTLSSPTKTTQTPVSPSKFSSPHRRRQRAHSAACLTKVTLDTPPSVPRQAAYQHPYHPEPWTPESPILLLLSRFSHTTDPSAALVSSGVMSGLLYYLTQHQDPSSRCLRMLCRLSCNPNCLQALVRTGSVALIRHHLCQREGGLRAEERQTDRVKAKVKQLGLALLNNLRVQCESGFGSGVLAHVMLSGSETDKMNCALSLPLISSNKSLLKKLLLDSGGLLLALQPLGCSNNDEDEDHPAECGRLLSDWFNSQHSGLTSRLHSLYFSLLSGCLSTLMGGIKMEFDKKYLNSVTTPSVSKIDRASPPPLKKPRMADICPYGVSNFDLLLLLDDGTQVPANREAVAGVEGKHGVGSEYFWALLRGGFGEAQCNAEEAIRIKDVSTGMLLPVLHYLHGCRLTKDTERESDEGERRGQCQILDSLVLEGLGIYHKETEGRSTEDLTFQKTALGELMIGACRFLVTELQRELEDLCVSLLLSCSTKAASRAASAPTEDNAASKTDQEGLESAEENLANRTSELELTGSEAQTETGQMKKPNRSVHQTDNNKTSFSGTVQKASKGINTTSDNKAVKSVSPVSKSSCASDLDTTLDPEELKLRPKNLMKSSAQPMKSAAQDSPSSSEASARGGVLAALLPQVYWFSQRYSYPALGRACLSLLLGCQDCPRPFLSPSLTGDCLHRLAREADCTETLKQDLLSLATVALS; via the exons ATGTCTGCATCACCTGTGCAAGGTGACTGCAAACAATCTCGAACACCCTCCAGGGAAGGGCACGCATCATCACCAGAGTCTTCTTTGGCCTGGTGCTTGGctcacctctccaaacctggACCAGGGGCTGAACATCATGGGCATGGCAAGTCTGACTCAGGCGGTGGCAGAGAAATGGATAAGAGATCCAGAGTTTCTCAGTGGAGAGCCCTGGTTGCGATCCGGACACAGCACATCAAGGGCGACAAGGCTGGCATCGCCAGATTCAGAACTCAAGGTGGTCTCCGGCCCCTGCTGGACCTCCTCAAACACCCAGATTGCTCCAGGAAGACCCTGGACCTGGCTCTGAGCATCCTGGGAAACTGCTGCACTGAGCTGGAGACACGCATTGAG GTTCGTAAACTTGATGGAATAAATATTGTTG TGGAGATCCTGAGGAGAAATGTGGCCCTGGAGACGGTCCAGAACCGAGCTGCCCGAGCTTTGGGAAACTTGGCCATGGATCCAGAGAGCTCTGCACTCATCCACTCTGCCG gtggtgtttctcttctcctcctctgtgtgtctctgtcttctggACGATCCTCcccctctgctgctccactcAAAGACACCTGTCCCAAACTGGAGTGCGCTCAGTCAGCTGCTCGGGCTCTCCTCTACCTCTCAGACACGCCCTCTAACCGCCTGTCCCTGCTCACCCAAGGAACCCTATCTGCTCTCGCCCCTCTCATTGTTCCAGAATATCCCCAGGGGCTGAGGCGGGCGGCGCTCAGGACCATCCACGAGCTGACCCGGGGCTGTGGTGTTGAATGTGCCAGAGAGGTGTCCCGTTCTGGGGTCCTCGCTCAGCTCGGTGTCATGGTATCGGAGGAGTCTGGGAAACCTTTTGAGGAGCTGGCGCTGAAAACTCTCGCCAACATGTGCTCCCAAGGCTGCCTGCGCCCTCTCGTTGGGTCACTGGGGGTCATTCAGAAGTTCACTGAGGAGGTCAAGAGGGACCCACTAAAGTCTGGAGTCTTCCTCAAGGCGCTGTGCTTGTGCTGCAAAGAGGCCGTCAACCGGGCCAAGGTGAAGGAAAGCGGCGGATTGGAGGTTCTAATTGGGTTTATGTCTGCCCATCAGAGCCATCCCCTTTCCCGACTAGTCATCCTGGCCTGTGTAGACTTTGTTTTTGATGAATCTGCTATGGAGCAGTTGCAGGAGTTGGGGCTGGTCCCTCTGCTTGTTGCCAGACTAGTTGAGCTCACCAGAGGTGAGGAACAATCTGCTGAGAAGATGGATGTGAGCCTCTCCTCCAGCATGTCTCCCACTGAGCTCCTGCCCTCGTCATGCTATGACTCCTTCGACTTCCCTGCTCCTGAGGGCTGCAAGAAGGAGGAAGCAGCCGGGAAGGAGCAAGGTCTATGTTCATCGAGCTTTTTAAGTCTCAG GTCCTGGTTGGTGTCTGAGGGATTGATCACTTCAGAGGGGGATCTGTTGGATTCCTCAGGTGTTGAAGGGGAATGGGGGAGTCTTCAGATCCCGTCATCATCCCCTCAAACCTCCTCCCCAAACCCTGATTCCCTTTCCTCTCTTAAAAACTCTTCTCCATCCAACCCCACTGCCTCTTCCACTTCTAAAAAAGCGTCTCAGCCTTCACCCATGTCCTCTTCAGCTCAGCCCCAGCCGTCATCCTCAGGAAAAGTCAATGATCCCCCTCCCTCTACCCAGCCTAGttcctccactctctcctctcccactaaAACAACCCAAACACCAGTCTCTCCATCAAAGTTTTCATCCCCTCACAGAAGGAGGCAGCGTGCTCATTCAGCAGCTTGTTTGACAAAAGTCACTCTTGATACCCCTCCCTCTGTGCCCCGCCAAGCAGCTTACCAACACCCCTACCACCCTGAACCATGGACGCCCGAGTCGcccatcctgctgctgctgtcacgtTTCTCCCACACCACCGACCCAAGTGCTGCTCTTGTCAGCTCAGGTGTCATGTCCGGCTTGCTCTACTACCTCACTCAGCACCAGGATCCCAGCAGCAGGTGCCTGCGTATGCTCTGCCGGCTGAGCTGCAACCCAAACTGTTTGCAGGCGCTGGTCCGAACCGGCTCAGTCGCGTTGATTCGTCACCATCTCtgccagagagagggaggacttagagcagaggagaggcagaCGGACCGAGTGAAAGCCAAAGTTAAACAACTTG GTCTTGCTCTTCTAAACAATCTGCGTGTTCAATGTGAGTCTGGATTTGGCTCTGGGGTTCTTGCCCATGTGATGCTGTCAGGCTCTGAGACTGACAAGATGAACTGTGCGTTGTCTCTGCCATTGATCAGCAG caacaagtccCTGTTGAAGAAACTCCTTTTGGACAGCGGTGGACTACTCTTGGCTCTCCAGCCCCTTGGTTGCAGTAACaatgatgaggatgaagacCACCCAGCTGAGTGTGGAAGGTTGCTTTCTGATTGGTTTAATTCCCAGCATTCAGGCCTGACTTCTCGCCTCCACTCGCTGTACTTCTCCCTCCTGTCTGGATGCCTGTCCACCCTGATGGGTGGCATCAAAATGGAGTTTGATAAAAAATATCTAAATTCAGTTACAACCCCATCAGTCAGTAAAATAGACAGAGCTTCACCACCTCCCTTGAAAAAGCCTCGCATGGCTGACATCTGTCCTTACGGAGTCTCGAACTTTGACCTCCTGTTGCTACTTGACGACGGGACTCAGGTGCCAGCCAACAGGGAAGCTGTGGCTGGGGTGGAGGGAAAACATGGGGTTGGCTCTGAGTACTTTTGGGCGTTGTTGAGAGGTGGATTTGGAGAAGCTCAGTGTAATGCAGAAGAAGCTATCCGCATTAAAGATGTCAGCACAGGGATGCTGCTACCAGTACTGCATTACCTGCATGGATGTCGCCTCACCAAGGACACAGAAAGGGAAAGTGATGAAGGAGAGCGGAGAGGACAGTGTCAGATTTTGGACTCATTGGTCCTTGAAGGCCTGGGGATctaccacaaagagacagagggtCGCTCAACAGAAGACTTGACTTTCCAGAAAACAGCTTTAGGCGAGTTGATGATCGGAGCGTGCAGATTTTTGGTgactgagctgcagagagagttGGAGgatctctgtgtgtctcttctcCTGTCCTGCTCCACCAAGGCTGCTAGTCGAGCTGCATCAGCTCCCACAGAGGACAATGCTGCATCTAAAACAGACCAAGAAGGCCTCGAGTCTGCTGAGGAGAACCTGGCTAATCGAACATCTGAGTTAGAATTGACTGGTTCTGAAGCGCAAACAGAAACAGGACAGATGAAGAAACCAAACCGTTCTGTACATCAGACAGACAATAATAAAACCTCTTTCTCTGGAACAGTTCAAAAGGCAAGTAAAGGAATCAATACAACCTCAGACAACAAGGCCGTCAAAAGTGTCTCTCCAGTTTCCAAATCAAGTTGTGCGTCAGATTTGGACACAACACTTGATCCAGAAGAGTTGAAGTTGAGACCAAAGAACTTGATGAAAAGTTCAGCACAGCCTATGAAATCTGCAGCTCAGGACTCTCCTTCATCCTCAGAGGCCAGCGCCAGAGGTGGGGTCCTGGCTGCTCTCCTCCCCCAGGTGTACTGGTTTTCCCAGCGGTACAGCTACCCAGCACTGGGTCGGGCCTGTCTGTCTTTGCTGCTGGGCTGTCAGGACTGTCCTCGGCCCTTCCTGTCCCCCTCGCTCACTGGAGATTGCCTTCACAGACTTGCCAGAGAGGCCGACTGTACGGAGACTCTGAAACAGGACCTGCTAAGTTTGGCCACAGTAGCTCTGAGCTGA
- the elob gene encoding elongin-B has protein sequence MDVFLMIRRHKTTIFTDAKESTTVYELKRIVEGILKRPPEDQRLYKDDVMLNDSQTLGNCGFTNQTARPQAPATVGLAFRLGDDSFEQLRVESFSTPPELPDVMKPQDSGSTANEQAVQ, from the exons ATG GATGTGTTTCTAATGATTCGACGTCACAAGACGACCATCTTCACAGATGCCAAAGAGTCGACCACAGTCTATGAACTGAAGCGCATCGTGGAAGGCATTTTAAAGAGGCCACCTGAAGACCAGAGGCTTTATAAG GACGATGTGATGCTTAACGACAGTCAAACTCTTGGAAATTGTGGCTTCACAAATCAAACAGCCCGACCTCAGGCCCCTGCCACAGTGGGATTAGCTTTCCGTCTGGGTG ATGATTCATTTGAGCAGCTGAGGGTCGAGTCTTTCTCCACTCCCCCAGAGCTCCCTGACGTCATGAAGCCCCAGGATTCGGGCAGCACAGCCAACGAGCAGGCTGTACAGTGA
- the LOC141019411 gene encoding uncharacterized protein, with translation MKRNKPKNNYPSLLMDVREYVLSAGRAVLDMAEREWQPLSPGELEQRLDQAVEEILEADLMAKLKTQPAPALYVQLLQSQANVQVQPQVLQTTTSSPAEEETPELREPLDTAESAEVKHIADLLQTSKSRARMAGRARLSLSHTVLLSLTLLTERVSYRSVSRRFHLEKGNIHRIFFSFCERVNMLEERLIRWPVGTEAVEALFPLNSPEKEHEEEEQGVPQVLGVLGHTRIPIRLPIGKHDVESTVPEVKRMKKEAHPDSWLNLQLVCDRKGRFLHCRISKGSDVDRGSAVRDKLKQHPELMPAGSCLVARAGYPLTAQILTPYSGSLGPREELFNKTLEEHFHILDQAVASLRARFQRLRYLDIGNYDRARAVVLTACMLHNVFLDMGQVVQGEVEKEEAVTGEEVGEVYDEGVHRRDAISDLLFKNTDSGNT, from the exons ATGAAGAGGAATAAGCCTAAAAATAACTATCCTTCACTCCTAATGGACGTCAGAGAGTATGTTTTATCCGCCGGCAGAGCCGTGCTGGACATGGCGGAGCGGGAGTGGCAGCCCCTGTCCCCGGGCGAGCTGGAGCAGCGGCTGGACCAGGCGGTGGAGGAGATCCTGGAGGCTGACCTGATGGCTAAACTTAAAACTCAGCCAGCTCCTGCGTTATATGTACAGTTACTGCAAAGTCAGGCTAATGTGCAGGTGCAGCCCCAAGTTTTGCAAACTACAACATCCAGTCCCGCAGAGGAGGAGACCCCGGAGCTCAGAGAGCCGCTGGACACCGCAGAGAGTGCTGAAGTCAAG CACATCGCAGACCTGCTTCAAACCTCCAAATCCAGGGCTCGAATGGCCGGGCGGGCTCGGTTGTCCCTGTCCCACACCGTCCTGCTGTCCCTCACTCTGCTCACCGAGCGCGTCAGCTACCGCTCAGTGTCCCGTCGCTTTCACCTGGAGAAAGGAAACATCCACAggatcttcttttctttctgtgagcGTGTCAACATGCTGGAAGAGAGGCTGATCAGATGGCCAGTCG GCACAGAAGCTGTTGAGGCCCTTTTCCCACTTAACAGTCCAGAGAAggagcatgaggaggaggagcaaggTGTCCCTCAGGTCCTGGGAGTATTGGGACACACCCGCATCCCTATCCGCCTGCCTATAGGGAAACATGATGTGGAGAGCACAGTGCCTGAggtgaagaggatgaagaaggagGCCCATCCCGACTCCTGGCTAAACCTTCAGCTCGTGTGTGACCGTAAGGGCCGGTTCCTGCACTGCAGAATCAGTAAAGGATCAGATGTGGACAGAGGCAGTGCTGTGAGGGACAAACTCAAACAGCATCCTGAACTGATGCCCGCTGGCTCCTGCCTCGTGGCCAGAGCTGGCTACCCGCTCACTGCTCAGATTTTAACTCCATACTCAGGAAGTCTCGGACCAAGAGAGGAGCTCTTCAACAAGACACTGGAGGAGCATTTTCACATCCTGGATCAGGCTGTTGCAAGCCTGAGAGCCAGATTTCAGAGGCTCAGGTATCTGGATATTGGGAACTATGATCGAGCCAGAGCTGTTGTGCTGACTGCCTGCATGTTGcacaatgtgtttttggacATGGGACAAGTGGTTCAAGGAGAAGTTGAGAAAGAGGAAGCGGTAACTGGAGAGGAAGTGGGGGAGGTGTACGACGAGGGAGTACACAGACGTGACGCCATTTCagatttattgtttaaaaacactgattctggaAACACATGA